From a single Mycolicibacterium mengxianglii genomic region:
- a CDS encoding DUF5914 domain-containing protein yields the protein MSARDKQLSNPASWLRRASKASPFQVLPRQRWAEQRATYRDADPAIIDSALARTLRRPGGNWYVFAAGTDIRTRPFGATVAGNELVAWRDDQQGLHVGPAACPHLGADLCTGSIDRGSVVCPWHGLRLTGRPRTGWEPFPAYDDGVLAWVRLDHVGDEAPTQTPVLPQRPAQPRIAAVARTTGVCEPRDVIANRMDPWHGAWFHPYSFTRLEVLDAPPADGDNPDPLDRFVVAVTFRVGRFGVPVIAEFTSPEPRTIVMHIVEGEGAGSVVETHATPVGPGIDGRPRTTVIEAVIAHSERPGFVNALRASGLVVPFMRYAANRLWRDDLAYAERLYALRAASVE from the coding sequence GTGTCCGCACGTGACAAGCAGCTGAGCAACCCGGCTTCGTGGCTGCGCCGCGCGTCGAAAGCCTCACCGTTTCAGGTGCTACCGCGGCAACGGTGGGCCGAGCAGCGTGCGACCTACCGCGACGCTGATCCGGCCATCATCGATTCGGCATTGGCACGGACCCTGCGCCGACCCGGCGGTAACTGGTACGTCTTCGCCGCCGGCACCGATATCCGAACGCGGCCTTTCGGTGCCACCGTCGCAGGCAACGAACTCGTCGCCTGGCGCGATGACCAGCAGGGGCTCCATGTCGGCCCGGCGGCGTGCCCGCATCTGGGTGCCGACTTGTGCACCGGCAGCATCGACCGTGGCTCGGTGGTCTGCCCCTGGCACGGTCTGCGGCTCACCGGCCGTCCGCGCACGGGTTGGGAACCGTTTCCGGCCTACGACGACGGTGTCCTGGCTTGGGTGCGCCTTGACCACGTCGGTGATGAAGCACCAACGCAGACACCGGTATTGCCGCAGCGTCCCGCCCAGCCCAGGATCGCTGCGGTGGCGCGGACGACCGGGGTATGCGAACCGCGAGACGTGATCGCCAACCGGATGGACCCGTGGCACGGTGCCTGGTTTCACCCGTACTCGTTCACTCGCCTCGAGGTACTCGACGCTCCCCCGGCTGACGGCGACAACCCAGATCCGTTGGACCGCTTCGTTGTTGCCGTCACGTTCCGGGTCGGCCGATTCGGTGTGCCGGTGATCGCCGAGTTCACCAGTCCGGAACCTCGCACCATCGTGATGCACATCGTGGAAGGCGAAGGAGCGGGCAGTGTCGTCGAGACACATGCCACGCCGGTTGGACCCGGCATCGACGGCCGCCCGCGCACCACCGTCATCGAAGCGGTGATCGCACATTCCGAGCGGCCCGGCTTCGTCAACGCCCTGCGCGCCTCAGGCCTGGTCGTCCCCTTCATGCGGTACGCCGCGAACCGCCTCTGGCGCGATGACCTCGCGTACGCAGAGCGTCTCTACGCGCTACGCGCGGCGTCAGTCGAATAA
- a CDS encoding Ntn hydrolase family protein: MTVVLAVKCANGIVLASDSQITDPGRGLSYPAQKLHAMGEYAAWGGSGSRAVLYDVEQIFDAEAEAVIEAKNIGHALQDRILPVFKHHYANFIEGVPGQEKAGTPATYILAAGYAGQTPFIIDVDPNGLVGHHEETGFQAVGSGAPMAQQAHALLAHFRMTERDLDYGVVAALRVLDALDASSPSVGGPMDICRLTPAGAHHLSPEEVDDVRGHVTRWVQLEHHALDGLFD, from the coding sequence ATGACTGTCGTCCTTGCTGTGAAATGTGCCAACGGGATCGTGCTGGCATCGGATTCCCAGATCACCGACCCCGGCCGGGGCCTGAGCTATCCGGCGCAGAAACTGCATGCGATGGGCGAGTATGCGGCCTGGGGTGGCAGCGGATCACGGGCGGTGCTCTACGACGTCGAGCAGATCTTCGACGCCGAGGCTGAGGCGGTGATCGAAGCCAAGAACATCGGCCACGCGTTGCAGGACAGGATCCTGCCGGTGTTCAAGCATCACTACGCGAATTTCATCGAGGGCGTGCCCGGCCAGGAGAAGGCCGGCACCCCGGCCACCTACATCCTCGCCGCGGGGTATGCCGGACAGACACCGTTCATCATCGATGTCGACCCGAACGGCCTTGTCGGACATCACGAAGAGACGGGGTTTCAGGCCGTCGGCAGCGGCGCGCCGATGGCCCAGCAGGCGCACGCTCTGTTGGCGCACTTTCGGATGACCGAACGCGATCTCGATTACGGAGTGGTTGCCGCCCTGCGCGTGCTCGACGCGCTGGACGCATCGTCACCGAGTGTCGGTGGTCCGATGGACATCTGCCGGCTCACGCCCGCCGGGGCCCACCATCTGAGTCCCGAGGAGGTCGACGACGTCCGCGGCCACGTCACACGTTGGGTGCAACTGGAACATCACGCTCTCGACGGATTATTCGACTGA
- a CDS encoding acyl-CoA dehydrogenase family protein: MTTAPTRVDLVGQARALRDLVRTEAAESERLRTLSPPVVEAMWDSGLMTAFNPAAAGGVDPSFAEMIETWIEMAWQDGSFGWTGIANLPASFAAASYLPDEGFAEVFTANNNRVTMGGQFAPNGQGLVVDGGYRLTGSWNFGSGTGHSEYVAAGFIPMESGEIRWISDGVPELMVALLPRAEVDFTDGWHVQGLKGTGSYDYNVADVFVPAYRAFRLFSREPVRGTSAAGRMGMMPVTAAGHAAWALGVAKSMLDDVQELAATKFRMSDMAALASRPTFQKDLAHHVAAWRAARLLVLDAFGSVEAAVEAGQELTPTMRADMRIAAVYTTDVARACAEWAHLAAGTTAIREGSRLERGFRDIYTGTQHAFISEKVAIDSAQVWLGVMDDHFSL; encoded by the coding sequence ATGACCACTGCGCCCACACGGGTCGACCTCGTCGGGCAGGCGCGTGCATTGCGCGACCTCGTGCGCACCGAGGCCGCCGAATCCGAGCGGCTCCGCACGTTGTCGCCGCCGGTTGTCGAGGCCATGTGGGACAGCGGATTGATGACGGCCTTCAACCCGGCCGCCGCCGGGGGAGTGGACCCCTCGTTTGCCGAGATGATCGAAACCTGGATCGAAATGGCGTGGCAGGACGGCTCATTCGGATGGACCGGGATCGCGAACCTACCGGCGTCGTTCGCAGCGGCCAGCTACCTACCCGACGAAGGGTTCGCCGAGGTCTTCACCGCCAACAACAACCGGGTGACGATGGGCGGGCAGTTCGCCCCCAACGGACAGGGCCTGGTCGTCGATGGTGGCTACCGGCTGACCGGATCCTGGAACTTCGGGTCGGGCACCGGGCATTCCGAATACGTCGCGGCCGGTTTCATCCCGATGGAATCCGGGGAGATCCGCTGGATCAGCGACGGGGTGCCCGAACTCATGGTGGCACTGCTGCCACGGGCGGAGGTCGACTTCACCGACGGTTGGCATGTCCAGGGGCTGAAAGGGACCGGGTCCTACGACTACAACGTCGCTGACGTGTTCGTGCCGGCGTACCGGGCGTTCCGGTTGTTCAGCCGGGAGCCGGTGCGCGGTACCTCCGCTGCGGGCCGTATGGGGATGATGCCGGTGACCGCGGCCGGCCACGCAGCGTGGGCCCTTGGGGTCGCCAAGAGCATGCTCGACGACGTGCAGGAATTGGCGGCCACGAAGTTCCGGATGTCGGATATGGCCGCGCTGGCCAGCCGGCCCACTTTCCAGAAGGATCTCGCCCATCACGTCGCAGCCTGGCGCGCGGCCCGGCTGCTGGTACTCGACGCCTTCGGATCAGTGGAAGCCGCGGTGGAGGCGGGTCAGGAGCTGACGCCGACGATGCGCGCCGATATGCGGATAGCGGCGGTGTACACCACCGATGTGGCGCGGGCCTGCGCGGAATGGGCGCACCTGGCTGCGGGCACCACCGCCATCCGCGAGGGCAGCCGACTCGAGCGCGGGTTCCGCGACATCTACACCGGGACCCAGCACGCCTTCATCAGCGAGAAGGTGGCCATCGATTCTGCTCAGGTGTGGCTGGGTGTGATGGACGACCACTTTTCGCTGTGA
- a CDS encoding SDR family NAD(P)-dependent oxidoreductase: protein MKRFEGKGVLVTGAASGIGHATVTRLLDEGATVVGLDLAEQSPDTGGYTYHRGDILDAGAVGAAVAAVVAGAGRLDAVVHAAGVAGGGPVHLLPDEEWDRVINVNLKGTFVVARAALTQMLQQDRVGGERGAIVTLSSVEGLEGTAGGSSYNAAKGGVVVLTKNLAIDYGPSGIRANAVCPGFIETPLFDSVVGMPGMEQAREGLRYEHKLRRFGQAGEVAAVAAFLVSSDASFVSGQAIAVDGGYTAGRDHHVTDLLGLGGP, encoded by the coding sequence ATGAAGCGGTTTGAGGGCAAAGGGGTTCTGGTCACCGGGGCCGCGTCGGGAATCGGGCACGCCACGGTGACGCGGTTGCTCGACGAAGGGGCGACGGTGGTGGGTTTGGATCTCGCCGAGCAGTCACCCGACACCGGGGGCTACACCTACCACCGCGGCGACATCCTCGACGCCGGTGCGGTGGGCGCCGCAGTGGCCGCCGTGGTGGCCGGCGCGGGGCGCCTCGACGCCGTGGTGCACGCCGCCGGAGTGGCCGGCGGGGGTCCGGTCCACCTGTTGCCCGACGAGGAATGGGACCGGGTGATCAACGTCAACCTCAAGGGCACGTTCGTCGTCGCCCGCGCCGCACTGACACAGATGCTGCAGCAGGACCGCGTAGGCGGTGAACGGGGCGCGATCGTCACGTTGTCCAGCGTCGAGGGCCTCGAGGGAACTGCGGGCGGCAGTTCCTACAACGCCGCCAAAGGCGGGGTGGTGGTGCTGACCAAGAACCTCGCGATCGACTACGGACCCAGTGGGATCCGGGCCAACGCCGTCTGTCCCGGCTTCATCGAGACTCCGCTGTTCGACTCGGTTGTCGGGATGCCGGGAATGGAGCAGGCCCGCGAAGGTCTGCGGTATGAGCACAAACTGCGCCGGTTCGGGCAGGCCGGTGAAGTGGCCGCGGTCGCGGCGTTCCTGGTCTCGTCGGACGCCAGCTTCGTCAGTGGCCAGGCCATCGCCGTCGACGGCGGGTACACGGCAGGGCGTGATCACCACGTCACCGATCTGTTGGGTCTGGGTGGACCGTAA
- a CDS encoding class I SAM-dependent methyltransferase, with protein sequence MSTPDPTVVTEQTADRQLKAKHRALWASGDYPAVAADLIPALGPRLVAACGIGPGQQVLDVAAGSGNAAVPAAAAGATVVAGDLTPELFEAGRANAARHGVELEWVEADAEAMPFADNRFDVVMSCVGAMFAPHHQAAADELIRVTRPGGTIAMINWTPTGFIGTLFATMKPYAPPPPPGASPAPLWGDEQHVRELFGDKVIDLTLRHETVQMEHCTSPLEFREYWKRNYGPTIAAYRFNADKPEQLAGLDRDFLALLENWNRATEPGRTAYDAEYLLVTAVKR encoded by the coding sequence ATGAGCACTCCGGATCCCACCGTCGTGACCGAGCAGACCGCCGACCGGCAGCTCAAAGCCAAGCACCGCGCGCTGTGGGCCTCGGGTGACTACCCGGCGGTGGCCGCGGACCTGATCCCCGCACTCGGGCCGCGACTGGTGGCAGCCTGCGGCATCGGGCCGGGTCAGCAGGTGCTGGACGTGGCCGCGGGCTCCGGCAATGCTGCGGTGCCCGCCGCCGCTGCCGGGGCGACGGTGGTTGCCGGTGATCTGACACCGGAGTTGTTCGAGGCGGGACGGGCCAACGCCGCGCGCCACGGTGTCGAACTGGAGTGGGTGGAGGCCGATGCTGAGGCAATGCCTTTTGCCGACAACCGGTTCGACGTCGTGATGTCCTGCGTGGGAGCGATGTTCGCGCCACACCACCAGGCAGCGGCCGACGAACTGATCCGGGTGACGCGGCCCGGTGGAACCATCGCGATGATCAACTGGACGCCCACCGGCTTCATCGGCACTCTCTTCGCGACGATGAAGCCGTACGCCCCACCACCGCCACCCGGCGCCAGCCCCGCCCCGCTGTGGGGAGACGAACAGCATGTTCGAGAACTGTTCGGCGACAAGGTGATCGACCTGACCCTGCGCCATGAGACGGTGCAGATGGAGCACTGCACCAGTCCGCTGGAGTTCCGCGAGTACTGGAAACGGAACTACGGGCCCACCATCGCGGCCTACCGGTTCAACGCAGACAAACCCGAACAGCTCGCCGGTCTGGATCGCGATTTCCTGGCTCTGCTGGAAAACTGGAACCGCGCGACCGAACCCGGACGTACCGCCTACGACGCGGAGTACCTGTTGGTGACTGCCGTCAAGCGCTGA